From Leguminivora glycinivorella isolate SPB_JAAS2020 chromosome 24, LegGlyc_1.1, whole genome shotgun sequence, a single genomic window includes:
- the LOC125238820 gene encoding cuticle protein 1-like, which produces MRFLIAFVAILGYASASAILPLGLGINAGDAQAAAIDATVAAQDHARAALEGNLRANEAAVQWNTEAVRQSAEAARDINENAYWNGVAASQNVVAAAQSQAAALSGVAAGRAGLLGAHIAPIAPIAPYGAWGAPLIGGLGIHGAALRAW; this is translated from the exons ATGAGATTTCTG ATCGCTTTCGTCGCCATCCTCGGCTATGCCTCGGCCTCGGCCATCCTCCCCCTCGGCCTCGGCATCAACGCCGGCGACGCGCAAGCGGCCGCCATTGACGCCACCGTGGCTGCGCAGGATCATGCGCGCGCGGCGCTAGAAGGCAACCTCAGAGCCAATGAGGCCGCCGTACAGTGGAACACAGAGGCCGTGCGTCAGTCCGCTGAGGCCGCTAGGGATATCAATGAGAACGCTTACTGGAACGGTGTTGCTGCCTCTCAG AACGTGGTCGCCGCCGCCCAATCGCAAGCCGCCGCTCTCAGCGGAGTAGCCGCCGGCCGCGCTGGCCTCCTCGGCGCTCACATCGCCCCCATTGCCCCCATCGCCCCCTACGGAGCGTGGGGCGCGCCCCTCATTGGAGGCCTCGGCATCCATGGCGCCGCCCTCCGCGCGTGGTAA